DNA sequence from the Manihot esculenta cultivar AM560-2 chromosome 11, M.esculenta_v8, whole genome shotgun sequence genome:
taaatttaatatatagtaTGATTTTCTAAATATTTCTAGTTGTAGATTATATTCGATCGACTCAATGATAATATAGTATAATTTTCTGAATATTTTACACTTAACTtttgtaaatttaatatattaatattaattatacaatataaattcaatattttttagtactataatatttaatatattacttAACATCAATGTgtgaaatatattaattgcataacataaatttaacatttattaagataaacaatgtatccATCTGATTTCATTTGTATCTCAAACTTTCAACCTTTTATCTTcacattttattaattaaaccaCATTAATTTCCCAAATATAATAGCTTCATCAATCTCTTAGAAATCTTACAAtctaagaaattattttaatattattaaatttattaaagccTTAAAACCTTtctaaatttgttaataaattttttaattaaaaataagtcattttccacttgaattattatttatttctaccaattaaaaagaaaaagtagcagggaaataaattaaagaaaaatatgtaTTTGTTATTCTGTTTATTATTTGCACACATACAAGAGTCTCAAGCTACATAACCAGAGATAATTCATTctcttttataataaattagaaGATTCAAACTGGAAATCTACTCGTAGAAGCTCGTACAATCGCGTGCATTATTATTCTAAAATCTTCAACTGCAGAACTATCTCAGCATTGGAGATTACCCCCAGGAGCAACACCAAATTGGCCACAATATCTGGTGTAGAGATCAATTCTAGCTTGAACTTTGGCAGGTTCTTTTCCATCGCATTCAACAGGACCATTAATGGCTCTGATAGTAGCTCCAAATCCTTGGGAAACAGAAGGCCGAACATTCTTCATCCAATACCACAGGGCAGTCCTGAATGATACGACAGGATCTGTGGCTACGATTTCAGGATTGTTCAAGCCATCAAAGCGGTTGTCTTGACCAGCTGCTCCATAGTTGTAGTTCCATGATAGTTGAATTGGACCTCGCCCAAAGTATCTCTTCCCTGGGGTGCATGGATACTGTGGGAAGTTTGTGTCGCAGTAGTTTTCAGTAGGAGGAACGTCTTTCTCCTCTATGTTGCAGAAAACTGAAATCAAAATGAAAGCAAGACTCAGAAAACACTGTTACAATTTTGAATTGAAGAGTATATTCGTGAGACTCTTATCGAACGCATCACATCGACA
Encoded proteins:
- the LOC110625533 gene encoding endochitinase EP3 — translated: MHLTHHLSLAVFRPISLKMVTQQRMMSHLFAITLAIILAGALPKNVMGQSVADLVTQDFFNGIINQAPAGCPGKNFYSRDTFLQALNSYSDFGKLGSPDDSKREVAAFFAHTTHETGFFCNIEEKDVPPTENYCDTNFPQYPCTPGKRYFGRGPIQLSWNYNYGAAGQDNRFDGLNNPEIVATDPVVSFRTALWYWMKNVRPSVSQGFGATIRAINGPVECDGKEPAKVQARIDLYTRYCGQFGVAPGGNLQC